The following nucleotide sequence is from candidate division WOR-3 bacterium.
GCTGCACGTAGCGAATATCGCGGTCGAGCCGGCATTCCGACGTCTAGGTATAGGCCGGGCGCTCATGCAACAGTTGGAGACATTTGGCCGGAGACGCGGTGTAAAGTCCGTTTATCTGGAGGTCAGACAGTCAAACACCGAGGCACAGGCTTTCTATCGGCGGCTCGGGTTTGTCCAGACCTACGTGCGTCGGGGTTACTACTCGAACGGTGAGGACGCGGTGGTGATGGAGAAAGATATTGCAGCGGGACAGGGTCAATAGGCCTAATTGGGCCTGCTAGACATAGCGGTCGTAGCAGACAATTTCCGAAATGGGCTTGCGCGGCCGGGGCCTGGGCTCACTGGCCGGGTAGCCCAGCGGAGTCAAGGCGATCGGCTTCACATCTTCGGGTATCGCGAGCACTCTTCTGACTTCTGCTTCAATGAATGCACCAATCCAGCACGTGCCAAGCCCCTCGGCCGCAGCCGCAAGGATCATGTGCTCTAGCGCAATTGTTACGTCTACTGCGGCCGCACTCCAATATCCGCCCATGCCGTGCCAAGCTTCCTGTTCAAGCGCACACCCGCAGATGACAACCGGCGCTTCACCGACAAACTGCTGGCCGCGGCAGGCTGGCACCAGTTCCTGCCTGACCTTCGGGTCTCGGACAACGATGAACTTCCAAGGCTGAATGTTCTTTGCCGAGGGAGCAAGGCGGCCGGCTTCAAGGATGCGGGTCAGCACTTCTTCCGGGACCGGGTCAGGTTTGTAGCCGCGGACACTCAGACGGTGACGGACGACCTCATAGAAATCCATCACACCTCCAGCACGGTAGATTCAATGGTTCCTGCAAGACAGGAAAAGCGCCCGACGCGAGTTGAACGCGTGGCCTGCAGATCCGGAGTCTGCCGCTCTATCCATCTGAGCTACGGGCGCCAGGGCCAGAATCTAACCGAGCAGCCGGCGGAAGTCAAGCCGAGCCAAGTATGACCATTGACATGAGGCAACTGCCAGCAGTAAGATGCGAGAACGATGAGCCCGCAATCACCGTTCGACGAACTCGCTGAGCGGTACGATGCCTGGTACGACACCAAAGGCAAAACGGCGTTTGAGACTGAGCTTGCCGCACTCCGACCGCTTCTGCCCGCATTGCCCAAGCCCTGGCTTGAGGTCGGATGCGGCAGCGGCCGGTTCGCCCAGGCGCTTGGAATCCCGCTTGGCATTGACCCGTCGGTCGCCTTGTTGGCCAAGGCGAAAGAGCGTGGTATCGAGGTGCTGCACGGCGAGGGCGAAAAGATGCCGTTTCGGGCCGCGAGCTTTGGCACGGTCTTTCTACTGACGACTTGGGAGTTCCTTACTGAGCCGGCAAGGGTCCTTGCCGAGTGCCGACGCATTCTCAGACCTTGCGGTCGGCTGGTCAATGGCTATCTTGACCGTGATGGCAAGTGGGCAGCGAGCTATGTTGAGAAGGCCAAGGCAGGACACCCACTCTTCACCCATGCACGGTTCTGGACTCTCCCCGAAGTTGCAAAGGTCACAAGGGAGGCAGGCTTTCGGATTGTCAGAGTTGTCTCGACGCTGTTTGTCGGACCGGGCGAGCCCCTAGTAGTGGAAGAGCCGCGGTCTGGATATGTCCGAGGCGCCAGCTTCATTGTCATGGTTGCCACTACTCGTTTGTCAGAAATAGAAGAATCCAGGAGGATGTAAGTTCCAGTGGGTCAACATGTTTGATAGCAACATGCCGGTTTCCTTGACTTCGGTGCCATGCAGCCTAGACTATACTTTCGATGGCTCTGACTGTCGTTCTTATCATCGGCTCACTTCAAGTGCTAGGAAACCTCAAGCTCTCGCTTGACATGGCGCAATACCCGAGGCCAGACAGCGGAACAGACCTTGAGCTATCCTACGAAATTCCGCTAACTTCGCTTGTGTTCCTTAGGTACAATGACAGCTTTGCCGCCCGATTCGACATCGCGGTTCAGTTGCTGGATCAAGCCGGTAACCCACTGGCGGGAGACATATGGCAGCTAATCGCCAAGGTACCGGAGTACGACTACACGGTTGAACGCGACTCGACTATTGCCGGTACCGTCAGTATCATGGTGCCGGCCGGAGCGACCCGGTGCCGTGTACAGGTCTCTGACTACTCCAGTGATCGCGTGGCCAGCACGGTGTTCGAACTTGAAGCCATTGGGTCGAAACTTCTGGTCCGACTACTCCGGGCAGGTCGTCCTAACCCGACCCGGACATACCGTCTCGGAGATACACTCGAGGCTCTGGCTCAACTGGTCGCACCAAGCACGCGGGCTGACAGCTTCCGATTCCTTATCAGGAACGGTAGTAACAAAGTTGTAACCGCTGCGACCCTTGTTCCAGACTCGCAGGTTGACCCCGACCAAGCGGTGAACAGGTACTCGAACGCACGCTATCGGATCGCACTGACTGACTCGGCCGGAAAGACACGAATGCCGGGCGGAACCTATAGCCTGGAAGCAACTGCGTTCGGTCCGCACGCCCAGACCAATGCGAGCCGGATCGATTTCCGGATTGACGCGCCGTTCTATCTTGACGACCAAGCCTACCGGCAGAAGGTCGAAGAACTTGTGTATATTGCAACGGCCGCGGAGATGGCTGAGCTGAAGCGTAGGCCGCGCGAAGAACGCGAGCAGGCTTGGAACGATTTCTGGAAGAAGAAAGACCCGACTCCGACCACGGCCAGAAACGAAAGGGAAGAAGAATACTTCGCGCGCATTGACTACGCTAAAGAACACTTTGGTGGCGCGGACCGAGGATTCAAGAGCGACCGCGGCCGGGTGTACGTCCGGTACGGCCCGCCGGACAACATTGACTCGCGGCCTTTCGAACTGGATGTCCGAGCAAGTGAAACCTGGTACTACTACGACTTGGGACTTGAATTCCTGTTTGTCGACCGATATGGTTTCGGCGAGTACGTGCTTACCAACCCTGGAGCCCTGAATGATAATTAGTACTCTCCTCTGGATGACACTGTGCGCACTAGGCACGCCATCTCTCGCATCAGACGCTTTGCGTCCGAGCGCCGAGCCCGCGGCCGGCCTGGATGCCGGTGAACGGCCGGACTGGTTCAGCGTTGACTGGGCGGCATTCAAGGGCAACGAGGACTCGACCAGGGTGGAATTCTCTTATGCGATTCCCTACGACCGCCTCAACTACGAGGCAGGTGACACAGGGCTTGTCGCCCGGTTCAGCATCCGGTTTGAGTCAAAGGGAGATCGCGGGTATCGCCAAGACGCGGTCATCTTCAAACAGGCCCGGCTCGGTTCATTCAGCGAGGCCAGAGAAACCCAACGGACTTTCGTTGATATGTTCAGTGTGTCCATGCTACCCGGCCGGTACTGGTTCCGGATGACGGTGGCAAAGCCGGCCGAAGTGCAGTCAGACACGAGCGGTGAGACCACGGATTACACTGAAGCGTGTAGTGTCGAAGACAGCATTGATGTACCGGACTTCAAGTATGGTTTTGCGCTAAGCTCGTTGCAGCTTGCGGCCGGGGTGGTGTTCGATACGGTGAGTGGCGGTTTCTCGG
It contains:
- the rimI gene encoding ribosomal protein S18-alanine N-acetyltransferase, with translation MEGLITAALIRPMTEEDLDDVEKLEQATFVEPWSQACFRQDLHRPHSLALVAVKDGRLAGYAVAWAEEELHVANIAVEPAFRRLGIGRALMQQLETFGRRRGVKSVYLEVRQSNTEAQAFYRRLGFVQTYVRRGYYSNGEDAVVMEKDIAAGQGQ
- a CDS encoding nitroreductase family protein, with amino-acid sequence MDFYEVVRHRLSVRGYKPDPVPEEVLTRILEAGRLAPSAKNIQPWKFIVVRDPKVRQELVPACRGQQFVGEAPVVICGCALEQEAWHGMGGYWSAAAVDVTIALEHMILAAAAEGLGTCWIGAFIEAEVRRVLAIPEDVKPIALTPLGYPASEPRPRPRKPISEIVCYDRYV
- a CDS encoding class I SAM-dependent methyltransferase — encoded protein: MSPQSPFDELAERYDAWYDTKGKTAFETELAALRPLLPALPKPWLEVGCGSGRFAQALGIPLGIDPSVALLAKAKERGIEVLHGEGEKMPFRAASFGTVFLLTTWEFLTEPARVLAECRRILRPCGRLVNGYLDRDGKWAASYVEKAKAGHPLFTHARFWTLPEVAKVTREAGFRIVRVVSTLFVGPGEPLVVEEPRSGYVRGASFIVMVATTRLSEIEESRRM
- a CDS encoding GWxTD domain-containing protein: MALTVVLIIGSLQVLGNLKLSLDMAQYPRPDSGTDLELSYEIPLTSLVFLRYNDSFAARFDIAVQLLDQAGNPLAGDIWQLIAKVPEYDYTVERDSTIAGTVSIMVPAGATRCRVQVSDYSSDRVASTVFELEAIGSKLLVRLLRAGRPNPTRTYRLGDTLEALAQLVAPSTRADSFRFLIRNGSNKVVTAATLVPDSQVDPDQAVNRYSNARYRIALTDSAGKTRMPGGTYSLEATAFGPHAQTNASRIDFRIDAPFYLDDQAYRQKVEELVYIATAAEMAELKRRPREEREQAWNDFWKKKDPTPTTARNEREEEYFARIDYAKEHFGGADRGFKSDRGRVYVRYGPPDNIDSRPFELDVRASETWYYYDLGLEFLFVDRYGFGEYVLTNPGALNDN